TGTATATGTtgttgtgatgatgatgatgatgatgatgatgatgatgatggtgatgatgatggtgatgcaTGTTTACCTGATGTACCATCCTGCCAAAAATTTCAGTCTTTAAATTGAGGAGTGGCATGGCATCAGAATTTTGCATCACGCTAAGGCCTTTAACTTTTAGCCAGAGAATGGTTTTAAGTAAGTTACATGTCAGATACTTTTTATGCTAAAAGTTTGGATGTAACATtgtagacagaaaataaacagtgAAAGGTTTTAATCAGAGGGGCTGCATGATCGAATTTAAACGTCATGCCAACAAGGGTGTTCTTAATTTTGAGAAATAGCAGAtcagaattttgtatctggctgGAGGGCGGGGGTTTTAGCAATGAAGAGTTTTACATAAGGGAaggcattctttttttaatatacagatTGGTCTGCTAGTTAAGGAGAGAATGCAGAGTTAACGAAAGGTATTACATTTAGCAACAGCAGTAACTAGGAAGATGATCGATTGTGTAGTCAGAGCTCAATTCCCTCTGCCCCAGCAGAGAAAAACACATACCAATAACCCCAGCCAAGACATCCCCTTAAATTAGCTCCCAGCCCATTAAAACCACCCATCACTGGACATTTAAAAGTCATTCCCAGGACAGGTATCAAATGTATCTCACGCCCTCCTCCACCCCTCAAGACCCCAGCCCACCTCTGCCCCAGAGCCCCCGTGCAGAAGGAAAACTAATCGGTGACAGAGAGAAGGGGTGCTGCTAAAGAGTGAGAAGGCAGACCCAGAAGGGGCCTGGGGAGGTGAGGCAGAAGCATGGAAATAGGGTCGTATCTGTGGGTCTGAGGCCAAATGTTTGAGGTGCCCGAATCCCCACAGGTTTAGAGGGCAACCCAGGGAAAGTGGAGATTGCGAggagttggggggggggttgttatCTGAAGATCTCTTCAACAGCTCACAGCCAGGGAGAACACAGCATCAAAGATGaaagaaatggtgaaaaaatcaGTGGAATTTCCAAGTTAGAATCCGGTAACAAGTATCCGGCACATAGTAGGGACtttataaacatttatggaaaataaataaaccttAAAAACCAGACCGCTACACCCACCCCTCACCCTGAATCTCTACTCTGAGTTTGGGGAAGGAAATAAGAGctactgggggccatggactcgTGTGCCCCGTCCTCCCCTCCCACTGAACTTGTCGAACGGTGGGCATCTCGGCTGGAGACTCCTGCCTCTGGGCTCGTGCCAGTGtgcccagcctgccagggaggcTTCGGGGGGCactgagatgtggcctctgtgGCCTCTCGGGTGCCCAAAGCGGGAAGGAGGACTCAGCAGGCAACGCCGCCAGTGTGAGACGGAGCCACCCACGCCTCCTGCCAGCTGCCCGCCGGCCAGTCACTCCACAAACTTTACGGGCTGTGACTTCTCAGGTGCACCGGGGGAAGCAGGCAGGCCAGGTTGACAGACAGTTAGGGTGTCCGCTGGGTGCACCCTGAGTGGCCGGCATGGAGGCCGGCTTGGGCAGGGGGAATGCTCCCAGGTTCTCTCTGTCCGGTTAGTTAGGCTTCTGAATCCTTCTTGACAAGAGACCCTAAACAAACAGTTGCTTTCCTTCCCGCCCACCCCGCCCCAGGTTCTGATCTTCGCCGTCCCCGTCGGTGACTGGGTGCATCCCAACCTCACCCGTCTTCAGAAAACACAACTCTCCATCCGAAGAAATGATAGAACCCTCTGAAGACTCATTTGAGACGATGATGGAGCGTAAGAATCCATCATCAAAACAAATGGAGTCCTCCGAGGGCTCGTTCGACCGCAGCGCGGGGACCTCCGGCGGCCCAGCCCAGGGGACAGAGGAGCCGCCCAGTGGCTCCCTCCAGGAGACAGAAGAGTTGCCCAGtgatctactccaagacatggAGAAGACATCCAGTGGCCCGCATCACAACATAGAGGATCCACCCAatgacctactccaagacacggAGGAGTCATGTGATGGTGCACACGCGGAGACGGACGAGGATGAGGCCGACGAGGACGAGGCTCCGTGCAGCCCACCCGGAGCCCAGGGAGGGGGCGAGTGCAGCACTGACCTGATCCCATTCAGGGTGCAGCAGCTCCCCGAGGACCAGGAGGTGGAGGCCAGCATGCGCGCCCTGGTGTCTCTGTACATCCGCGTGCAGGGCCTCAGAGAACAGCAAAGGGCCGCGGCAGAGCCCCCCAGGAACGGCTTCAGCCTGTACCCTCTGTCCTTCCCGGCGCCCTTCTCCGGCAACCGCCGGGAGTACCGCGAGTTCATCTTGCTCTGCCAGCTGGTCCTACAGAGCCATCCCCGGCTGTTCTCTGACAACCGGCTGCATGTTGGGTACATCGTCAGTCACCTCTTGGGCCTGGCCTTGGAGTGGATCAAAGCCCTGCTGCAGTGTACCCGCTCCCTCATGGGAGTCTTCCCAGGCTTCCTGGACGCCGTGTCGAACACGTTCGAGCACCGCCAGGCAGTGCGTCTGGCTGAGGAGGCCATGTTCGCCATCAGGCAGCGGAACCGGCCAGCCCTCGCCTACATCACCGAGTTCCAGAGCCTGGTACCCACCTTGGGCTGGCCAGACGAAGTCCTGCAGGCCCACCTGTGCCAGGGCCTCAACGAGGACATCAGGCATTACCTGTTCCGGGTCCCCCAGCCGGACTCTCTGGAGAGCCTGATCACGGTCATCCTGCAGATAGAAGAGAAGCTGGCCGAGCGGAGGGCGCTGCTCCGCCTGCCCCCCGAGTCCCGCCCGCGCAACTGGACCAGATTCGACTCACCTTCTCCGGAGAGGTGGACGGTGAGCAGCTGGCCAACCGGCGACGTCCACCCTGACATCGATCGGGCCCACATCTTCCTGCTGGTCATGATCAGGGTCAACCCCTACCACAGCATCGCGGTGCGGGCGCTGGTGGACTCGGGCGCCAGCGGCAACTTCATGGACGAGAGGTTTGCCCAAGAGCACTACGTGGCGCTCTACCGGAGGCCCTACCCCCAGGCGGCATGGACCGTGGACGGCTCGCTCATCGGCAGCGGGCCCGTCTGGCTGTACACCGAGCCCCTGGTGTGCATCCATCAGAACCACCAGGAGTCCCTCGAGTTCAACATTGTGCCGTCCCCCAACTTCTCTGTGATCTTAGGCACCGACTGGCTCCGGGTCCACACCCCCGAAGTGGACTGGGTCAAAGGCCGCTGCTCCTTCCACTCTCCCTACTGCCTGCAGAACTGCCTGCGCCCGCCCCCACCCTGCATTGCGCTGGAGAGACACGGCCTGAGCCTGCTGCCCGGACTGCCGCCCCCTTACTCCGACCTGGCCGACGTGTTCAACCCGAGAGCAGCAGATGAGGAGACTTCCGACCAGCCAAGCTCAGACGGATCCGATGATCTTTCTGAATCAGAGCCCTCTGAGCTTCAGCAGGCTGGAGACAGTGATCACGGCGAGACGTTCTACGAGTGTCCCTCCACCGCGCCCTGGGGACCTGTGGGTGCTGGGATGCAAGACAGAGCCAGGCTGCAGGATGAATGCTGGGACCCGCGAGACATGCTGACCAACAGACAGGACTACGTACAGATGATTCCGGAACTGTTTGACCAGCTGCACGGAGCCGCATGGTTCACGAAGCTGGAGCTGCGTGGGACCGTCGTGAGGGAAAGCACGAACATACACCGCGCGGAGGACGTATGGAGAGCAGCGTTCGGTTTCAAGCCCCAGGAGATGGAGAGCTACCGGCCTTTCAAGCTATCCCCAGACCCCGTCATCCCTCAGCGCGTGATTCACTTTATCCTCAAGGACATGCTGGGTTTCTTTGTGCTTTCCTACGGGCAGGACGTCCTGATCTACTCCATGAGCCGGGAGCAGCACCCCCAGCACGTCCGCGAGGTCCTGGTGCGCCTCCGGCACCACCACGTCTACTGTGCCCTGGACAGGAGCCAGTTCCACCAGCAGGCCATGGAGTTCCTGGGCTTCGTCATCACCCCCGAGGGGGTGAAGCTCAGCAAGAGCACCGTGGCCGCTGTCACGGGgtaccccacccccagctccagggGGGCCCTGCGGCACCTGATCGACTTCACCTTCCCCTACCGGCACTTCGTGGCGCTGTTTATGGGCATCATCGAGCCCCTGCTGCGGCAGCTGCTGGGCAGCCAGGGCTTCTCTTGGGGGGCGGAGGAGCAGGAGGCCTTCAAGTGCCTGAAGCGGGCTTTCCGCAAGGCACCCCTCCTGCGCCACCCGAGGCCCCAGGACCCCTTCTACCTGGAAGCCGACGTCACCAGGTCGGCCCTGCA
The Choloepus didactylus isolate mChoDid1 chromosome 4, mChoDid1.pri, whole genome shotgun sequence DNA segment above includes these coding regions:
- the RTL1 gene encoding retrotransposon-like protein 1: MIEPSEDSFETMMERKNPSSKQMESSEGSFDRSAGTSGGPAQGTEEPPSGSLQETEELPSDLLQDMEKTSSGPHHNIEDPPNDLLQDTEESCDGAHAETDEDEADEDEAPCSPPGAQGGGECSTDLIPFRVQQLPEDQEVEASMRALVSLYIRVQGLREQQRAAAEPPRNGFSLYPLSFPAPFSGNRREYREFILLCQLVLQSHPRLFSDNRLHVGYIVSHLLGLALEWIKALLQCTRSLMGVFPGFLDAVSNTFEHRQAVRLAEEAMFAIRQRNRPALAYITEFQSLVPTLGWPDEVLQAHLCQGLNEDIRHYLFRVPQPDSLESLITVILQIEEKLAERRALLRLPPESRPRNWTRFDSPSPERWTVSSWPTGDVHPDIDRAHIFLLVMIRVNPYHSIAVRALVDSGASGNFMDERFAQEHYVALYRRPYPQAAWTVDGSLIGSGPVWLYTEPLVCIHQNHQESLEFNIVPSPNFSVILGTDWLRVHTPEVDWVKGRCSFHSPYCLQNCLRPPPPCIALERHGLSLLPGLPPPYSDLADVFNPRAADEETSDQPSSDGSDDLSESEPSELQQAGDSDHGETFYECPSTAPWGPVGAGMQDRARLQDECWDPRDMLTNRQDYVQMIPELFDQLHGAAWFTKLELRGTVVRESTNIHRAEDVWRAAFGFKPQEMESYRPFKLSPDPVIPQRVIHFILKDMLGFFVLSYGQDVLIYSMSREQHPQHVREVLVRLRHHHVYCALDRSQFHQQAMEFLGFVITPEGVKLSKSTVAAVTGYPTPSSRGALRHLIDFTFPYRHFVALFMGIIEPLLRQLLGSQGFSWGAEEQEAFKCLKRAFRKAPLLRHPRPQDPFYLEADVTRSALHASLIQIDRRTGKMVPCAFYSRPLAPTELTESSRLQRRVLPIWAAFTVWRRYLENTEEPIMIRLKTEDLASLNNDRLTVLLPGHWVVFFSHFHFDVAERPEREGGRPQLPTGSLNPGALRHVTDPRVQVILATGGSLPESEEEEDNDEGILPQGEPHGPNAQLQQLARLPIHQILDSFLSRFNPEQIRDAPLSCAQDLLTCRDALALATFLLLLKLQRHLPLLLPPEPRAERTPPRRPQRLTLDTAGIARGDFAAAIARLLAQMPPLTGTTAALAEEIAELLLGPSCWRQSALLPGTRQGLQLTPRFWLMLRELWGVGVTLREGGRWAPPVPHHPALHGVGDEDVVSREALQDDLQRYHHCGLHDGLQDTPQDAQDNGVPGALPADATRALQPRRPRASPQILAIVNDLLLYVHGADGQLDLLNRGRAARATADFLGALQAQATPGFVWMLQPGQMADGASPGERPNDDNDSSRDADLN